The Agromyces marinus genome window below encodes:
- a CDS encoding aminotransferase class I/II-fold pyridoxal phosphate-dependent enzyme: protein MQTRTQAPWQRTAAGAGLLAVDGSVAPTVFAEMSALALATGAINLGQGFPDEDGPREVLDAARDAIASGVNQYPPGPGLPVLRDAIARHQQRWYGLELDPAREVLVTAGATEALAATLLAFVDVGDEVVTFEPSYDAYGAVIARAGGIHRTVPLRFPDWRPGADELRAAVTDRTRVILVNSPHNPTGAILDDATLDLIVELAHRHDALIVTDEVYEHLVFDGAHTPIATRPGAWERTISISSGGKTFNTTGWKIGWLTGPADLVTAVLAVKQYLTFVNGAPFQPAIAAGLDLPDGFFAGAAAELAARRDLLVGGLRRAGFDPSVPASGYFVVADAAPLGVDDGAALCRELPHRAGVVGVPVTAFVHPSRRDGVRSLVRFAFCKRRDVLETAVERLSGLGDVDRAAAPTPPAP, encoded by the coding sequence ATGCAGACCCGGACCCAGGCCCCCTGGCAGCGCACCGCCGCCGGTGCCGGGCTGCTCGCCGTCGACGGCAGCGTCGCGCCGACCGTGTTCGCCGAGATGAGCGCGCTCGCGCTCGCGACCGGCGCGATCAACCTCGGGCAGGGCTTCCCCGACGAGGACGGCCCGCGCGAGGTGCTCGACGCGGCGCGCGACGCGATCGCCTCGGGCGTCAACCAGTACCCGCCGGGGCCGGGGCTCCCGGTCCTCCGCGATGCGATCGCCCGGCACCAGCAGCGCTGGTACGGGCTCGAGCTCGACCCGGCGCGCGAGGTCCTCGTGACCGCGGGGGCGACCGAGGCGCTCGCGGCGACGCTCCTGGCGTTCGTCGACGTCGGCGACGAGGTCGTCACCTTCGAGCCGTCGTACGACGCGTACGGCGCCGTGATCGCGCGAGCCGGCGGCATCCACCGCACCGTGCCGTTGCGCTTCCCCGACTGGCGCCCCGGCGCCGACGAGCTGCGCGCCGCGGTCACCGACCGCACGCGCGTCATCCTCGTCAACTCGCCGCACAACCCGACCGGCGCCATCCTCGACGACGCGACGCTCGACCTCATCGTCGAACTCGCGCACCGCCACGATGCGCTGATCGTCACCGACGAGGTCTACGAGCACCTCGTCTTCGACGGCGCGCACACGCCGATCGCGACCCGCCCGGGCGCCTGGGAGCGCACGATCTCGATCTCCTCCGGCGGCAAGACGTTCAACACGACCGGCTGGAAGATCGGCTGGCTCACCGGCCCAGCCGACCTCGTCACCGCGGTGCTGGCCGTCAAGCAGTACCTGACGTTCGTCAACGGCGCGCCGTTCCAGCCGGCGATCGCGGCCGGACTCGACCTCCCGGACGGCTTCTTCGCCGGGGCGGCGGCCGAACTGGCCGCCCGCCGCGACCTGCTCGTCGGGGGCCTGCGCCGGGCCGGGTTCGACCCGTCGGTCCCGGCCTCGGGGTACTTCGTCGTGGCGGATGCCGCTCCGCTCGGCGTCGACGACGGAGCGGCGCTCTGCCGCGAACTGCCGCACCGGGCCGGGGTCGTCGGCGTGCCCGTGACGGCCTTCGTCCACCCGTCGCGGCGGGACGGCGTGCGGAGCCTCGTCAGGTTCGCCTTCTGCAAGCGCAGGGACGTGCTCGAGACCGCGGTCGAACGCCTGTCCGGACTCGGCGACGTCGACCGGGCGGCGGCGCCTACTCCCCCGGCTCCCTGA
- a CDS encoding carbon-nitrogen hydrolase family protein: MQTDAAPLGAAVAQFAPGDDTDANLAEIGRLAGVAAARGARLVVFPEYSSFFTPEPGPAWAEAAQPVVGPFTAALGALADRLGVHLVAGMIERPAGEARRVANTVVAIAPGEGVVARYRKLHLYDAFGQRESDWVAPGEIADPETFAVGGIRFGLQTCYDARFPEVTRRIVDAGADAICMPAEWVRGPLKEAHWRTLTTARAIENTAYVLAADHAPPVGAGNSMIVDPMGVEAATIGEQTDVAVAWLSRDRIAEVRRRNPALELRRFAVTVREPGE, from the coding sequence ATGCAGACGGATGCCGCACCCCTCGGTGCCGCGGTCGCGCAGTTCGCGCCCGGCGACGACACCGACGCCAACCTCGCCGAGATCGGACGCCTCGCGGGCGTCGCAGCGGCACGAGGAGCGCGGCTGGTCGTCTTCCCCGAGTACTCGAGCTTCTTCACACCCGAGCCGGGCCCGGCCTGGGCCGAGGCCGCGCAGCCGGTCGTCGGCCCCTTCACGGCCGCGCTGGGCGCGCTCGCCGACCGACTCGGCGTGCACCTGGTCGCCGGCATGATCGAGCGTCCGGCGGGTGAGGCCCGCCGCGTCGCGAACACCGTCGTGGCGATCGCACCCGGCGAGGGGGTCGTCGCGCGGTACCGCAAGCTCCACCTCTACGACGCGTTCGGGCAGCGCGAGAGCGACTGGGTCGCCCCGGGCGAGATCGCCGACCCCGAGACGTTCGCCGTCGGCGGCATCCGCTTCGGCCTGCAGACCTGCTACGACGCCCGCTTCCCCGAGGTCACGCGGCGGATCGTCGACGCGGGCGCCGACGCGATCTGCATGCCGGCCGAGTGGGTGCGCGGCCCGCTCAAGGAGGCGCACTGGCGCACGCTCACGACGGCGCGTGCGATCGAGAACACCGCCTACGTGCTCGCCGCCGACCATGCGCCGCCGGTCGGCGCGGGCAACAGCATGATCGTCGACCCGATGGGCGTCGAGGCGGCCACCATCGGCGAGCAGACGGATGTCGCGGTCGCGTGGCTCTCCCGCGACCGGATCGCCGAGGTGCGCCGACGCAACCCGGCGCTGGAACTGCGGCGGTTCGCGGTGACCGTCAGGGAGCCGGGGGAGTAG
- a CDS encoding DoxX family protein — MLIALWILNALLALAFLAAGAMKAIRPKEALAGAGMAWTEDFSSPSVKLIGAAEVVGAFGLILPLATGIAPILSPIAAAALTVVMIAAAVVHVRRGESAVPAIVLAGLSAVSTVLGLIVLS, encoded by the coding sequence ATGCTGATCGCCCTCTGGATCCTCAACGCGCTGCTCGCACTCGCCTTCCTCGCCGCCGGCGCAATGAAGGCGATCCGCCCGAAGGAGGCGCTCGCCGGTGCTGGAATGGCCTGGACGGAGGACTTCTCGTCGCCGAGCGTGAAGCTGATCGGCGCCGCCGAGGTCGTCGGGGCGTTCGGGCTCATCCTGCCGCTGGCGACCGGGATCGCACCGATCCTCAGCCCGATCGCGGCGGCCGCCCTCACCGTCGTCATGATCGCGGCGGCCGTCGTGCACGTCCGCCGCGGCGAGTCGGCGGTTCCCGCCATCGTGCTGGCGGGACTCTCAGCGGTGAGCACCGTGCTCGGCCTCATCGTCCTCAGCTGA
- a CDS encoding winged helix-turn-helix transcriptional regulator, with the protein MSTRTDPDAEPLTSYEGSCQASTGGTGGRAIREVLDRVGDKWSLLVVATLRHRRLRFTELQRHIPGISQRMLTLTLRQLERDGLITRTVHAEVPPRVEYELTRLGTGLIEIATALGEWAIENHPRIEAARAEYDAR; encoded by the coding sequence ATGTCGACACGAACCGACCCCGACGCCGAACCCCTCACGTCCTACGAGGGTTCGTGCCAGGCGTCGACCGGCGGGACCGGTGGGCGAGCGATCCGCGAGGTCCTCGACCGCGTGGGCGACAAGTGGTCGCTGCTCGTCGTCGCGACGCTGCGCCACCGTCGTCTCAGGTTCACCGAGCTCCAGCGCCACATCCCCGGCATCTCGCAGCGGATGCTGACGCTCACGCTCCGACAGCTCGAGCGCGACGGGCTGATCACCCGCACGGTGCACGCCGAGGTGCCCCCGCGCGTCGAGTACGAACTCACGCGCCTCGGCACCGGCCTCATCGAGATCGCGACCGCGCTCGGGGAATGGGCGATCGAGAACCACCCGCGCATCGAGGCCGCCCGGGCCGAATACGACGCGCGCTGA
- a CDS encoding UPF0182 family membrane protein produces MRPRVSTAQPQEPTTQRRRAPIAITIGIVGALVIAFFVFAGIYADILWYDQIGFLEVFATQWVARLTLFVIGFLAMAIPVWASIQIAYRTRPVYAKLNSQLDRYQEIFEPLRRLAMYGIPAVLGIFAGVSTASRWDSVLVWFNREPFGSTDPQFGLDIGFYVFELPFYRSIVAFASAVVLLSALLVIATNYLYGAIRVSGREVVISKAARIQIAITAGLYLLLQAVSIWLDQYATVTETGSLMTGASYTDVYATIPGRQILAVIAAVVAILFLVTAILGRWRLPLIGTVLLIVSSLLIGSLYPWVVQRFQVDPSARALEAPYIARNIDLTRDAFGVADIEEIQYEAKTDAEPGALRADAGTTASIRLMDPAVISPAFRQLEQFRQYYQFPEMLDVDRYEIDGESQDTVVAVRDLNLEGLNDAQTWFNSHLVYTHGYGLVAAAGNQRSSDGQPVFLQSGIPSTGTLPEFEPRVYFGENSPDYSIVGAPEGTDPIELDFPAGGEGEPQQTTFDGDGGPVLDNLFTKLVYALKFQSEQIFLSDQVNEQSQILYDRSPIERVQKVAPFLTLDTDTYPSVVDERLVWIVDGYTLSDQYPYSNKVSYSEAISDSESVQAPLAFDEVNYIRNSVKATVDAYDGSVTLYAWDTEDPILKTWSKVFPEAIEPMSEMSGELMSHVRYPSDLFKMQRAVLGRYHVTDPVTFYSREDAWTTPLDPTQGTATSFLQPPYYLTMQMPGQEQPTYSIYSTFIPEARGSASRNVLRGYLAVDSDAGSEDGERSDGYGKLRLLSLPEDDNVPGPGQVQNTFNSDPTVSQSLNLLKQGQSDVINGNLLTLPVGGGLLYVQPVYVRSTGETSYPLLQKVLVAFGDEIAFQDTLDEALNVLFGGDSGAAAGDVEVEPTTPDGEPAPDGEPAPDGEGGDTPTTEDTELQSLLNRARQAMDDKQQALQDGDWAAYGQADAELAEIISELIVLADEGSTAEEAPSGE; encoded by the coding sequence ATGAGGCCGAGAGTGTCCACAGCCCAGCCGCAGGAACCGACGACGCAGCGACGCCGCGCGCCGATCGCGATCACGATCGGGATCGTCGGTGCTCTGGTCATCGCCTTCTTCGTGTTCGCGGGCATCTACGCCGACATCCTCTGGTACGACCAGATCGGATTCCTCGAGGTGTTCGCGACGCAGTGGGTCGCCCGACTGACCCTGTTCGTGATCGGCTTCCTGGCGATGGCGATTCCGGTCTGGGCATCGATCCAGATCGCCTATCGGACCCGTCCGGTGTACGCGAAGCTCAATTCGCAACTCGATCGTTATCAGGAGATCTTCGAGCCGCTGCGCCGACTCGCGATGTACGGCATCCCGGCCGTGCTCGGCATCTTCGCGGGCGTCTCCACCGCAAGCCGGTGGGACTCGGTGCTCGTGTGGTTCAACCGCGAGCCGTTCGGCTCGACCGACCCCCAGTTCGGCCTCGACATCGGCTTCTACGTCTTCGAACTGCCGTTCTACCGCTCGATCGTGGCCTTCGCCTCGGCCGTCGTGCTGCTCTCCGCACTGCTGGTCATCGCCACGAACTACCTCTACGGCGCGATCCGCGTCAGCGGCCGCGAGGTCGTCATCTCCAAGGCCGCGCGCATCCAGATCGCGATCACCGCCGGCCTCTACCTGCTGCTGCAGGCCGTGAGCATCTGGCTCGACCAGTACGCCACCGTCACCGAGACCGGCTCGCTCATGACGGGCGCCTCCTACACCGACGTCTACGCGACCATCCCCGGGCGACAGATCCTCGCGGTCATCGCCGCGGTCGTCGCGATCCTCTTCCTGGTCACCGCGATCCTCGGCCGTTGGCGCCTCCCGCTCATCGGAACCGTGCTGCTCATCGTCTCGAGCCTGCTCATCGGCTCGCTCTACCCGTGGGTGGTCCAGCGCTTCCAGGTCGACCCGAGCGCGCGCGCGCTCGAGGCGCCGTACATCGCCCGCAACATCGACCTCACGCGCGACGCGTTCGGCGTCGCCGACATCGAGGAGATCCAGTACGAGGCGAAGACGGATGCCGAGCCGGGCGCGCTCCGCGCCGACGCCGGCACCACCGCGAGCATCCGCCTCATGGACCCCGCGGTCATCAGCCCCGCGTTCCGCCAGCTCGAGCAGTTCCGCCAGTACTACCAGTTCCCCGAGATGCTCGACGTCGACCGCTACGAGATCGACGGCGAGTCGCAGGACACGGTCGTCGCGGTGCGCGACCTGAACCTCGAGGGGCTGAACGACGCCCAGACCTGGTTCAACTCGCACCTGGTCTACACGCACGGCTACGGCCTGGTCGCCGCCGCCGGCAACCAGCGCTCCAGCGACGGGCAGCCGGTGTTCCTGCAGTCGGGCATCCCGTCGACGGGCACCCTGCCGGAGTTCGAACCGCGGGTCTACTTCGGCGAGAACTCGCCCGACTACTCGATCGTGGGCGCCCCCGAGGGCACGGACCCCATCGAGCTGGACTTCCCAGCCGGCGGTGAGGGCGAGCCGCAGCAGACCACGTTCGACGGCGACGGCGGGCCCGTGCTCGACAACCTGTTCACCAAGCTCGTGTACGCGCTGAAGTTCCAGTCCGAGCAGATCTTCCTCTCCGACCAGGTGAACGAGCAGTCGCAGATCCTCTACGACCGCAGCCCCATCGAGCGGGTGCAGAAGGTCGCCCCGTTCCTGACGCTCGACACCGACACGTACCCGTCGGTCGTCGACGAGCGTCTGGTCTGGATCGTCGACGGGTACACGCTGTCCGACCAGTACCCGTACTCGAACAAGGTCAGCTACTCGGAGGCGATCTCGGACAGCGAGTCCGTGCAGGCGCCCCTCGCGTTCGACGAGGTCAACTACATCCGCAACTCGGTCAAGGCGACGGTCGACGCCTACGACGGAAGCGTCACCCTCTACGCATGGGACACGGAGGACCCGATCCTGAAGACCTGGTCCAAGGTCTTCCCCGAGGCGATCGAGCCGATGAGCGAGATGTCGGGCGAGCTCATGAGCCACGTGCGCTACCCGTCGGACCTGTTCAAGATGCAGCGCGCCGTGCTCGGCCGGTACCACGTCACCGACCCGGTCACGTTCTACTCGCGAGAGGACGCCTGGACGACACCGCTCGACCCGACCCAGGGCACGGCGACGTCCTTCCTGCAGCCGCCGTACTACCTGACCATGCAGATGCCCGGCCAGGAGCAGCCGACCTACTCGATCTACTCGACGTTCATCCCCGAGGCGCGCGGCTCCGCGAGCCGGAACGTGCTGCGCGGGTACCTCGCGGTCGATTCCGATGCGGGCTCCGAAGACGGCGAGCGGTCCGATGGCTACGGCAAGCTGAGGCTGCTTTCGCTGCCCGAGGACGACAACGTGCCCGGCCCCGGCCAGGTGCAGAACACGTTCAACTCCGACCCCACGGTGTCGCAGTCGCTGAACCTGCTCAAGCAGGGCCAGTCCGACGTGATCAACGGCAACCTGCTCACGCTCCCCGTCGGCGGCGGCCTGCTCTACGTGCAGCCCGTCTACGTGCGATCGACCGGTGAGACCAGCTACCCGCTGCTGCAGAAGGTGCTCGTCGCGTTCGGTGACGAGATCGCCTTCCAGGACACGCTCGACGAAGCGCTCAACGTGCTCTTCGGCGGCGACTCCGGTGCGGCGGCCGGCGACGTCGAGGTCGAGCCCACGACGCCCGACGGCGAACCCGCACCCGACGGCGAGCCCGCGCCCGACGGCGAGGGCGGCGACACGCCCACCACCGAGGACACCGAGCTGCAGTCGCTGCTGAACCGTGCCCGCCAGGCCATGGACGACAAGCAGCAGGCCCTGCAGGACGGCGACTGGGCCGCGTACGGTCAGGCCGACGCCGAGCTCGCCGAGATCATCTCCGAGCTCATCGTCCTCGCCGACGAGGGGTCGACCGCCGAGGAGGCGCCCTCGGGCGAGTGA
- a CDS encoding YlbL family protein encodes MTLFGSHDEAPAPAAASAPPRRRTRRERLGWGAVAVAAVIGLGLALLPTPYVIQRPGPVYDTLGTTEVDGEEIPLIEIPDEQTYPTEGSLDLLTVLGIGRPGQTPGWLDVASAWFDPQRAVVPVEVLYPPGISTEDRDAANEAQMVDSQQDAIAAALVELGYDFPRDVVVQGIAPGAPADGALEEGDVIRSVDGVEVHSVDELRAALAEHGTETPAMIGVVRDEEELAVEATPEAVGDQAVLGIGVRMRYEFPIEVVIQLDDVGGPSAGMMFALGIVDKLTPGAMTGGENVAGTGTIDPDGNVGGIGGIRQKLWGALDAGAEWFLAPESNCDEVVGNVPDGLEVFAVDTLEQAREVVETVGEGGDTSALPRCEAG; translated from the coding sequence ATGACGCTCTTCGGCAGCCACGACGAGGCCCCCGCGCCGGCCGCGGCATCCGCTCCTCCCCGGCGGCGCACGCGACGCGAGCGCCTCGGCTGGGGCGCCGTCGCCGTCGCCGCCGTCATCGGGCTCGGCCTCGCGCTGCTGCCCACGCCGTACGTCATCCAGAGGCCGGGACCCGTCTACGACACGCTCGGCACGACCGAGGTCGATGGCGAGGAGATCCCGCTCATCGAGATCCCCGACGAGCAGACCTACCCCACCGAAGGCTCACTCGACCTCCTGACCGTCCTCGGCATCGGCAGGCCGGGGCAGACGCCCGGCTGGCTGGATGTCGCGTCCGCATGGTTCGACCCGCAGCGGGCCGTGGTCCCCGTGGAGGTCCTCTACCCGCCGGGGATCAGCACCGAGGACCGCGACGCCGCGAACGAGGCGCAGATGGTCGACTCCCAGCAGGACGCGATCGCCGCCGCACTCGTCGAGCTCGGCTACGACTTCCCCCGCGACGTCGTCGTCCAGGGCATCGCGCCGGGGGCGCCGGCGGACGGCGCGCTCGAGGAGGGCGACGTCATCCGCTCGGTCGACGGCGTCGAGGTGCACTCGGTCGACGAACTGCGCGCCGCGCTCGCCGAGCACGGCACCGAGACGCCCGCGATGATCGGCGTCGTCCGCGACGAGGAGGAGCTCGCCGTCGAGGCCACGCCCGAGGCCGTCGGCGACCAGGCGGTGCTCGGAATCGGCGTCCGCATGCGGTACGAGTTCCCGATCGAGGTCGTCATCCAGCTCGACGACGTCGGCGGGCCGAGCGCCGGAATGATGTTCGCCCTGGGCATCGTCGACAAGCTCACGCCGGGTGCGATGACCGGCGGCGAGAACGTCGCCGGCACCGGCACCATCGACCCCGACGGGAACGTCGGCGGCATCGGCGGCATCCGCCAGAAGCTGTGGGGCGCCCTCGACGCGGGCGCCGAATGGTTCCTCGCACCCGAGAGCAACTGCGACGAGGTCGTCGGCAACGTGCCCGACGGACTCGAGGTGTTCGCCGTCGACACGCTCGAGCAGGCGCGCGAGGTCGTCGAGACCGTGGGCGAGGGCGGCGACACGTCGGCCCTGCCGCGGTGCGAGGCCGGCTGA
- a CDS encoding zinc-dependent metalloprotease, with translation MAERDEDRNPEDEFRDMLRDLLSGSGGIDPSKLADAAGLPNDPASLAAIFGQLQQAMQRSEGEGIDWSLALRQAEQRAAAGQLQVESADAERLERTLDLARLWLDEAADLSGLPGTPELLTRRSWAAASMPIWIQLAEPVATSIADALTRVMSEQAPEEMREMVQGASRMMRGIGGAMFAMQLGQVVGQLSTEVVSGGDVGFPVLEDGRAALVPQNVAEFGRDLDIPTDQVELYLAVREIAHARLFRHARWLRLHLITAITAFAKGIDIDLERLERLAEGFDPSNTDELRDAVANGALIRPKSPDQEAALGRLETMLALVEGWVDVVTADATSRLPKADAVAEMIRRRRATGGPAESALATLVGLELRPRRLREAAAMWRAVTDAVGVARRDALWAHPDLLPVSADLDDPSALAARLAAGGEASGEVDVEFDEALEALLRGDLPPASDGEADAGAAPDADGDAPDGHAPDGDDRPGGEPGDDPRQG, from the coding sequence GTGGCCGAACGCGACGAGGACCGCAACCCCGAAGACGAGTTCCGCGACATGCTGCGCGACCTGTTGTCCGGATCGGGCGGCATCGATCCGTCCAAGCTCGCGGATGCCGCGGGGCTGCCGAACGACCCCGCGAGCCTCGCGGCGATCTTCGGGCAGCTGCAGCAGGCGATGCAGCGCTCCGAAGGCGAGGGCATCGACTGGTCCCTCGCGCTGCGCCAGGCCGAGCAGCGCGCGGCGGCGGGGCAGCTGCAGGTCGAGTCGGCCGACGCCGAGCGCCTCGAGCGCACGCTCGACCTCGCCCGGCTCTGGCTCGACGAGGCGGCCGACCTGTCCGGGCTGCCCGGCACGCCCGAGCTGCTCACGCGCCGGTCGTGGGCGGCCGCGAGCATGCCGATCTGGATCCAGCTCGCCGAACCGGTCGCCACCAGCATCGCCGACGCCCTCACGCGGGTCATGAGCGAGCAGGCTCCGGAGGAGATGCGCGAGATGGTGCAGGGCGCGAGCCGCATGATGCGCGGCATCGGCGGGGCCATGTTCGCGATGCAGCTCGGGCAGGTCGTGGGCCAGCTCTCGACCGAGGTCGTCTCGGGCGGCGACGTCGGGTTCCCGGTGCTCGAGGACGGCCGGGCGGCGCTGGTGCCGCAGAACGTGGCGGAGTTCGGCCGCGACCTCGACATCCCCACCGACCAGGTCGAGCTGTACCTCGCGGTGCGCGAGATCGCGCATGCGCGCCTCTTCCGGCACGCGCGCTGGCTCCGCCTGCACCTGATCACGGCCATCACGGCGTTCGCGAAGGGCATCGACATCGACCTCGAGCGCCTCGAGCGCCTCGCCGAGGGCTTCGACCCGTCGAACACCGACGAGCTGCGCGACGCGGTCGCGAACGGCGCGCTGATCCGGCCGAAGAGCCCCGACCAGGAGGCCGCGCTCGGTCGCCTCGAGACGATGCTCGCCCTCGTCGAGGGCTGGGTCGACGTCGTGACGGCGGATGCCACGAGCCGCCTGCCGAAGGCCGACGCGGTCGCCGAGATGATCCGTCGCCGCCGCGCGACGGGCGGGCCGGCCGAGTCGGCGCTCGCGACGCTCGTCGGCCTCGAGCTGCGTCCGCGCCGCCTGCGGGAGGCGGCGGCGATGTGGCGCGCGGTGACCGACGCCGTGGGCGTCGCCCGCCGCGATGCCCTGTGGGCGCACCCCGACCTGCTGCCGGTCTCGGCCGACCTCGACGACCCGTCGGCCCTCGCGGCGCGGCTCGCCGCGGGCGGCGAGGCGTCGGGCGAGGTCGACGTCGAGTTCGACGAGGCCCTCGAGGCGTTGCTTCGCGGCGACCTCCCCCCTGCGTCCGACGGCGAAGCGGATGCCGGCGCGGCACCGGATGCCGACGGCGACGCGCCCGACGGCCACGCGCCCGACGGCGATGACCGGCCGGGCGGCGAACCCGGCGACGACCCCCGGCAGGGCTGA
- a CDS encoding ATP-dependent helicase, with translation MVDVVTDDRVADPLLAALDDEQRVAAEALNGPVCVLAGAGTGKTRAITHRIAFGVASGSYDPARVMALTFTARAAAELRARLRVLGAGAVAARTFHSAALAQLNHFWPIVAGGPAPRVLDFKGRLLGLAAERAGVKIDTPTLRDVAAAIEWRKVSLVGLDDLRVRLASRGAPGALSVQQTLDLVEAYEALKDERRAMDFEDVLLATAGMIEAEPAVAMQVREAYRHFVVDEYQDVSPAQQHLLELWLGGRHDVCVVGDASQTIYSFAGASAGYLLGFERAHPDATVVRLERNYRSSPEIVDVANRLMRGRAGALRLTAAAPDGDGTRAAPAPDVRVYPDELAEARDVATRIRNRIDAGAPAESIAVLLRVNSQSAVYEQALGEAGVPARVRGARRFFDRPEVREAVHAIRAAALAITDEPLVKSVSDVLRSLGWSLEPPAGPGAVRDRWESLNAIARLVDDQPPGTTFRVFADDLRSRAESHHEPPVQAVTIATLHSAKGLEWEEVHLPGLVEGMLPIAYADGPEAIDEERRLLYVGITRARRRLSLSWARSAGHRNEREPSRFLRELDIRTPDAPAPRPAAARAGRAGRAGR, from the coding sequence GTGGTCGACGTCGTGACCGACGACCGGGTCGCCGACCCGCTGCTCGCCGCCCTCGACGACGAACAGCGAGTCGCGGCCGAGGCGCTGAACGGGCCCGTGTGCGTGCTCGCGGGCGCAGGCACGGGCAAGACCCGCGCGATCACGCACCGCATCGCGTTCGGCGTGGCATCCGGTTCCTACGACCCGGCCCGCGTCATGGCGCTCACGTTCACGGCGCGCGCCGCGGCCGAGCTGCGCGCGCGCCTGCGCGTGCTCGGCGCCGGCGCGGTCGCGGCACGGACCTTCCACTCCGCGGCGCTCGCGCAGCTGAACCACTTCTGGCCCATCGTCGCCGGCGGGCCGGCCCCGCGAGTGCTCGATTTCAAGGGTCGACTGCTCGGGCTCGCGGCCGAACGCGCGGGCGTGAAGATCGACACGCCGACCCTGCGCGACGTCGCAGCGGCGATCGAGTGGCGCAAGGTGAGCCTCGTCGGCCTCGACGACCTCCGCGTGCGTCTCGCCTCGCGCGGCGCGCCCGGCGCGCTCTCGGTGCAGCAGACGCTCGACCTCGTCGAGGCGTACGAAGCGCTCAAGGACGAGCGTCGTGCGATGGACTTCGAGGACGTCCTGCTCGCCACCGCGGGCATGATCGAGGCCGAACCCGCGGTCGCGATGCAGGTGCGCGAGGCCTACCGGCACTTCGTCGTCGACGAGTACCAGGACGTCTCGCCGGCGCAGCAGCACCTGCTCGAGCTGTGGCTCGGCGGTCGGCACGACGTCTGCGTGGTCGGCGACGCCAGTCAGACCATCTACTCGTTCGCCGGGGCGAGCGCGGGGTACCTGCTCGGGTTCGAGCGGGCGCACCCGGACGCCACCGTCGTGCGGCTCGAGCGCAACTACCGGTCGAGCCCCGAGATCGTCGACGTCGCGAACCGGCTCATGCGCGGGCGCGCCGGAGCGCTGCGACTGACGGCGGCGGCACCGGACGGCGACGGCACGCGCGCCGCGCCGGCACCCGACGTGCGCGTCTACCCCGACGAGCTCGCCGAGGCCCGCGACGTCGCGACGCGCATCCGCAACCGCATCGACGCCGGTGCGCCCGCCGAGTCGATCGCCGTGCTGCTGCGGGTGAACTCGCAGTCGGCCGTGTACGAGCAGGCCCTCGGCGAGGCCGGGGTGCCGGCCCGCGTGCGCGGCGCCCGGCGGTTCTTCGACCGCCCGGAGGTCCGCGAGGCGGTGCACGCGATCCGCGCGGCCGCGCTCGCGATCACCGACGAACCGCTCGTGAAGTCGGTCAGCGACGTGCTCCGTTCGCTCGGCTGGAGCCTCGAGCCGCCCGCGGGTCCGGGGGCCGTGCGCGATCGGTGGGAGTCGCTCAACGCGATCGCCCGCCTCGTCGACGACCAGCCGCCGGGCACCACGTTCCGCGTGTTCGCCGACGACCTGCGCTCGCGCGCCGAGTCGCACCACGAGCCCCCCGTCCAGGCGGTGACGATCGCGACCCTGCACTCGGCGAAGGGCCTCGAATGGGAGGAGGTGCACCTCCCGGGACTCGTCGAGGGCATGCTGCCGATCGCGTACGCGGATGGCCCCGAGGCGATCGACGAGGAACGGCGCCTGCTCTACGTCGGCATCACGCGGGCACGGCGACGGCTGAGCCTGAGCTGGGCGCGCTCCGCCGGGCACCGGAACGAGCGGGAGCCGTCGCGGTTCCTCCGAGAGCTCGACATCCGCACTCCGGATGCACCGGCACCGCGACCGGCCGCGGCCCGAGCGGGCCGAGCCGGCCGCGCGGGCCGCTGA